A stretch of Usitatibacter palustris DNA encodes these proteins:
- a CDS encoding Imm40 family immunity protein encodes MASTLPKWTEHLDPDTRAAGVDLSSTGFADAAWPIERGEAVVAALQGSGFAVLGGDLLLGSANALEHTYDSWSCDIAKGEPWSDYVTRSCANAILYLTKMQKQSKLWFTVVVMQKPSAAQLATSHDR; translated from the coding sequence ATGGCATCCACACTTCCGAAATGGACAGAGCACCTCGATCCGGACACCCGAGCGGCGGGCGTCGATCTATCGAGTACGGGTTTCGCGGACGCAGCTTGGCCCATCGAGCGAGGGGAGGCAGTTGTCGCAGCACTTCAAGGCTCAGGCTTCGCCGTTCTAGGTGGTGACCTGCTGCTTGGCAGCGCGAATGCGCTCGAGCACACCTACGATTCATGGTCCTGTGACATCGCGAAGGGTGAGCCGTGGTCGGACTACGTGACGCGCAGCTGTGCCAATGCGATCCTCTATCTCACGAAGATGCAGAAACAATCGAAGCTGTGGTTTACGGTGGTGGTCATGCAGAAACCCAGCGCGGCGCAACTAGCTACAAGCCATGACCGCTAA